GAGTAAACAGGTAACATGAGAGCTCTGTAAGGGACACTTTCTGACCCATTTCCCCCCCCTCTTCATTCAGTGATACCTATAACACTGACATGTCTCAAACAGTTGACAGTATTACTAGGGAACGTAATGAATTCTGAAAacctattttaaaaaaaaaaaaaaaaaaaaaaaaaaaaaaaccacagtcaTCACATTTATCAGTTTAGTCCCTTTTCATGCAATAAAAAGTATTCCAATGCTTTTATGTCACACAAAaccaaatgtaaacaaaacaccaaaaactGAGCTGCCAGTTAAACTAAATGCACTAGTAATTTGCCAATAAATTGCCACTGCATAAGTCACTTGTAGACCTTTACCTGGAGCAAGGTAAATTTCTCTCCAAAATTGAAATGGGTGTGTCTACAAGTGTGTGAAGCACCCCTGGAGCTGTCAGTAACGCTGTCAACAATAGATGATGCATAATGAAAATACCGTATATTAAAATGCACTTAGAAAACATGGCAGAAATTCTGAAGGCACAAACTACcggttgtgtttttttgaaaataagagGCCTTGAAtgtgttactgcattttttGAGCAAAGCTGTGGGCTCTTACATTAGTCACACTGTCTCTTTCCAATGATCCACACCTCATTGCGTCTGTTGATCAGTTTGAAGGGGCTGTCATATCCAGCCGTGTAGTACGGCTTCTCCAAGAACTCGACCCCGTCTCTCTTCAGGCTCTCGGTCAGTTTCAGGAGCTCCTCACGGCTCTTCTGCTCATTGGAGAAACCTCCATAGGTCCTGCAGGGTTACAGGTCTGAGTGTTGGAACGCACTCAGCACTGCTTTACAAGAGGCTCTTCTGTGCACTGATTTACTAACATCTGTCCACACTGCATTCATATCAATTTCAATTTCTCAAGTATTTTTAAGATACAGGTGTGTACTCGTGGGGACAGCAATTACTTACTGGCAGCAGTatggattttattgtttttggttCAATATGACCACAGTGAACATGCTTCAGACACACCTCACGAATGCAGTGAACTCCTTCCTGTTCTCAATGAACACCTCTGGGTCAGTAGGCTTGGGTGGGTCTGCCTGGTGCTTCTCTGGGATGTAGAAGGACACGGTGAAGGTGCTCTCACAGGCCGGTCCTGCTCCTGGGTCCACCAAGCACGTCACTGGAGCAGTCATCTCAACCTTCTCCTCTGAAACAGAGTAGCACACAGCGTTGGACTGGTGGTTGTATCCTGTAGAGCGTTTAACACAAATGCTTTGGCAGGGCTGCataagtacatttttacaataaaagaaACACCTACGCTATCAAGAGACTAATTTCAAATAGCCAtctatgaaaaataatatgCCTTGCTAAGAAAACATTAGTAAATTATTGCCTATGTATGATAAAACCGCATGAGAATGTCAGTCATCCTCACAACGTTATTATAGGAGTAATACCCTTTGCCTTACAGCATTTTCTCGTTTTCATTATATTAGGCGTTTTGGTGTATTTTCAGAATTCTTCCTtaatagtggttaaagctgctgcctttagaccgaaatgttgcaggttcaaatcccacttccatctgtagtacccttgagcaatttaccctaaaatgctccagtagaaattacctaGCATtttaaatgggtatataataggtagcttaacactgactttggagacaagcatcagcttagttaataaaatgtttaaattcccaaaacaaaaagtacacattttccaaaaaaaataatgcaaccCACAAAATCACATTAGCCAAACATTTACCTACGATGTTTTTATACTGCAAATACTTCATGCCATCCTCTAAAGCAAATCTGTCATCCACTCCAGCATAGTAAAATACAACCACTGTAAcaatcacttttaaaaaaagcaaaacaacatgTCAGTAAGACATTGTAAACTATTTGGAATTACCATGCGAGGTGatggctctaagcactacggcacctgctgcccaacatTTAGTTACCCACTGTCAGAACTGGTAGTACTGGAAGCATTATGATTCATGTCCCGCTGCTGGGTTTTGATGGGGGTGTTTGCGCTGTAATACAACAGCTCGATGTGGCCCCGTCAGTCCATTGTGATAAGAGTCTATATGGATTTCCTTTACACTCACTGTTCTCATTGTTGCCCTGGATGTATCTGAAGAGTCGCATGAATCCGGTATTGAGCGCTGGGTCATACTGCATGCTAGAGACGCAGGTGTTAACCCAGTTGGTCGCCTGGTACTTGCGGACTTCGTACTCGTCGCTCTGCCGTGGAAAGACATGATGCCAGAACTTTTTCCAGGTGACGGGTAAACAGAAGTCATGAGGTCACTCTCCCACAATATTACACTGTCAGCTGCTGTGGGTGGAGTTCAGAGACAAAGCAGCAGGAACACACACCTGCTTTGAGGCTACAGAGTAACTACAGATAAATCACCCATCAGTGACTAAATATCAAgtgtacagaaataaaaatgggaaTTCCTATAAACTGTTTGAAATCTACTGAAATGTCACCTGATTAAGGGCTGCATTAAAAACCATGTTTGTGAACACTGTTCAGGTGACCCCAGCACGGTTGTACATTGCAACAAGTGGTGCCGTGTGGtttaaaaaacacaccaaaGTGTTTGTCATGATGCAGGGTTTATTATAACACAGGGGCAGAAGGTTTCTTCCAGGAAGAGTAAATGCAAATAAGGCTTTTTTTGACCCAAGAAAAAGCCAAGAGGGCCACCAGGGAAGACCAGTGGACTAGCAGTGGACTAGCAGTGGACTAGCAGTGGACTAGCAGTGGACTAGCAGTGGACTAGCAGTGGACTAGCGCAATTCCCACTCCTTCCACTAGGGGAGCTCGCGAGCAGCGGCTGCCGGTACGTGTCGCTCACCTTACACTCCACTCGAGTAAACTTGGGCATCTCCAGCCCCGTGGAGAACAAAGCCTGCTGGACAGTTTTGAGCATCGCCGCGTGTCCCGTGGTGCAGTTTCACTCGGTCACTAAGTTTCTGCTGTAAAGAAACAGAACGAACAAagaatccccccccccggcatGTTTATCAGTACCGGCTTGGAATCATCAGGaatgacacagtaaaacagCCATGcacagctctcacacacacgtgaaCAGGCACTGCAATGAACTCACCCGACGGCTGATTTTACCAGTGTAAGTATAGAGTAATTCACGCGCTCGCGGTACGTACAAtgagtgcgcgcgcgcagccCAGCGCTCCCCCTGTGTCCGTCGTCGCCCTTTTATCGAGCTCCTCCTGTTTCGTAATCCACCTCTTTTTTCGCCTTGTCATGCGTTTCATAACTCAGTTCGTTTCATAAGGTTCGGTTACTTAACGAAAACGAAacgtgacagacagacagacaaccTTGTAATACCAGTGACCACGATGGCCATTTGAAAGCTGCTTTAAAACTTAACACTCGCGTTTGAACAAGAAACGCACCGTCTCTCTCTGAGAAAGAAAACAGTGCTCGGCTACGATTGGCTGCCGAGAGTCCAGCTCGATCGTGATTGGTTACATAGTGAAAGTGGGCGTGTTTCATAACATGTGCAACTGCGTGGTCGAAGTGTTGTGCAATTTCAGTCTTAGACGTCATTCATAGAAGGATATTACTGTGTGATAAAAGTATCTGTTACTACTACTACAAAGCTCCAATGAAATGAACTCACTGTAGTTAACACACAGGACAGTTGGGAGCACAAGGGCACAATTCTACTCGTACTGCTACGTTTGTCTCATACAGGTAGTGCTGGTCCCCACTCCTGACACCAGTAATGAACTCTGGAGCGGTTTTAGCATTACAGGCCTCGAACCCAGAGCCCTGAGCTCTTGCATCAAGCTTAAAAGTCCTTTAG
This genomic window from Scleropages formosus chromosome 1, fSclFor1.1, whole genome shotgun sequence contains:
- the hebp2 gene encoding heme-binding protein 2 — encoded protein: MLKTVQQALFSTGLEMPKFTRVECKSDEYEVRKYQATNWVNTCVSSMQYDPALNTGFMRLFRYIQGNNENKEKVEMTAPVTCLVDPGAGPACESTFTVSFYIPEKHQADPPKPTDPEVFIENRKEFTAFVRTYGGFSNEQKSREELLKLTESLKRDGVEFLEKPYYTAGYDSPFKLINRRNEVWIIGKRQCD